Proteins encoded within one genomic window of Burkholderiaceae bacterium:
- a CDS encoding putative MFS-type transporter: MAIASATAAAPAKRPMTSEERKVIFASSLGTVFEWYDFYLYGTLAVIIGRQFFSNLDPSSQLIFSLLAFAAGFIVRPFGALVFGRLGDMIGRKYTFLVTILIMGSSTFIVGILPGFASIGVAAPIILIGLRLLQGLALGGEYGGAATYVAEHAPQGRRGAFTSWIQTTATVGLLLSLMVILATQNLLGPENFAAWGWRVPFVFSILLLAVSVYIRLSMNESPAFAKMKAEGKTSRAPLSESFGQWKNLKIVILALVGLTAGQAVVWYTGQFYALFFLTQALKVDSATANILIALALVIGTPFFIVFGALSDRIGRKPIIMAGCLLAVVTYFPAFSALTKAANPDLAAAQARAKVVVSADPAECSFQFNPTGTIKFTSSCDIAKQVLAGASVSYDTVAAPAGTPASIRIGDDSISSYSAKGLSADEAKKMDAGFKKQVADTLKKDGYPTKADPDKMDKVMIVLILTYLVILVTMVYGPIAAMLVELFPTRIRYTSMSLPYHIGNGWFGGLLPTTAFAIVAQTGNMYNGLWYPIIIAAITLAIGSVFIRETKDVDIYASD, translated from the coding sequence ATGGCAATCGCAAGCGCGACCGCAGCCGCGCCCGCAAAGCGGCCGATGACGTCCGAGGAACGCAAGGTGATCTTCGCCTCGTCGCTCGGCACCGTGTTCGAGTGGTACGACTTCTACCTGTACGGCACGCTCGCGGTCATCATCGGCAGGCAGTTCTTCTCGAACCTCGACCCGAGCTCGCAGCTGATCTTCTCGCTGCTCGCGTTCGCCGCCGGCTTCATCGTCCGCCCGTTCGGCGCGCTGGTGTTCGGGCGCCTGGGCGACATGATCGGGCGCAAGTACACCTTCCTGGTCACGATCCTGATCATGGGCTCGTCGACCTTCATCGTCGGCATCCTGCCGGGCTTTGCCAGCATCGGCGTCGCCGCGCCGATCATCCTGATCGGCCTGCGGCTGCTGCAGGGGCTGGCGCTAGGCGGCGAATACGGCGGCGCCGCGACCTATGTCGCCGAGCATGCGCCGCAAGGCAGGCGCGGCGCGTTCACCTCGTGGATCCAGACCACCGCCACGGTCGGCCTGCTGCTGAGCCTGATGGTGATCCTCGCGACCCAGAATCTGCTCGGCCCGGAGAACTTCGCCGCCTGGGGCTGGCGCGTGCCGTTCGTGTTCTCGATCCTGCTGCTCGCGGTCTCGGTCTACATCCGCCTCAGCATGAACGAGTCGCCGGCGTTCGCGAAGATGAAGGCCGAGGGCAAGACCTCGCGGGCGCCGCTGTCCGAATCGTTCGGCCAGTGGAAGAACCTGAAGATCGTGATCCTGGCGCTGGTCGGCCTGACCGCCGGCCAGGCCGTGGTCTGGTACACCGGCCAGTTCTACGCGCTGTTCTTCCTGACCCAGGCGCTTAAAGTCGACAGCGCGACCGCGAACATCCTGATCGCGCTGGCACTGGTCATCGGCACGCCGTTCTTCATCGTGTTCGGCGCGCTGTCGGACCGGATCGGCCGCAAGCCGATCATCATGGCCGGCTGCCTGCTCGCGGTCGTCACCTACTTCCCCGCGTTCTCGGCGCTGACCAAGGCCGCGAATCCCGATCTGGCCGCCGCGCAGGCGCGCGCCAAGGTTGTGGTCAGCGCCGATCCGGCCGAATGCTCGTTCCAGTTCAACCCGACCGGCACGATCAAGTTCACCAGCTCGTGCGACATCGCGAAGCAGGTGCTCGCCGGCGCGTCGGTCAGCTACGACACCGTGGCCGCACCGGCCGGCACGCCCGCGTCGATACGCATCGGCGACGACTCGATTTCCAGCTACAGCGCGAAGGGCCTGTCCGCCGACGAGGCGAAGAAGATGGATGCCGGCTTCAAGAAGCAGGTGGCCGATACGCTGAAGAAAGACGGCTACCCGACCAAGGCCGACCCGGACAAGATGGACAAGGTGATGATCGTGCTGATCCTGACCTACTTGGTGATCCTGGTGACCATGGTGTACGGCCCGATCGCGGCGATGCTGGTCGAATTGTTCCCGACCCGCATCCGCTACACCTCGATGAGCCTGCCGTACCACATCGGCAACGGCTGGTTCGGCGGCCTGCTGCCGACCACCGCGTTCGCGATCGTCGCGCAGACCGGCAACATGTACAACGGCCTGTGGTACCCGATCATCATCGCGGCGATCACGCTGGCGATCGGCTCGGTGTTCATCCGCGAGACCAAGGACGTCGACATCTACGCGTCCGATTGA
- a CDS encoding 2-hydroxychromene-2-carboxylate isomerase family protein has protein sequence MKQITFHLDFISPYAYLAFEQLPQALLGLSYAVTYRPLLFAALLKHHGQLGPAEIAPKRDWTYRQVLWLARRHGIPMALPAKHPFNPLALLRLAVACDADGLPNRHVCERIFRHVWRGGADAADPERIELLAAELAPTRDPHGDAVKTQLRAHTEQAIAAGLFGVPSFTVDDKLFWGFDALPMLRGYCEGDPWFDGADWSAAAALATGVSRRK, from the coding sequence ATGAAGCAGATCACGTTTCACCTCGACTTCATCTCGCCGTACGCCTACCTCGCGTTCGAGCAGTTGCCGCAGGCGCTGCTCGGCCTGAGCTATGCGGTGACCTACAGGCCGCTGCTGTTCGCCGCGCTGCTCAAGCACCACGGCCAGCTCGGGCCGGCCGAAATCGCACCGAAGCGCGACTGGACCTACCGCCAGGTGCTGTGGCTCGCGCGGCGCCACGGGATTCCGATGGCGCTGCCGGCGAAGCATCCGTTCAACCCGCTCGCGCTGCTTCGGCTCGCGGTCGCCTGCGACGCCGACGGTCTGCCGAACCGCCATGTCTGCGAGCGCATCTTCCGCCATGTCTGGCGCGGCGGCGCCGACGCGGCCGACCCGGAGCGCATCGAACTGCTTGCCGCCGAACTCGCGCCGACGCGCGATCCTCATGGCGACGCGGTGAAGACACAGCTGCGCGCACATACCGAACAGGCGATCGCCGCCGGCCTGTTCGGGGTGCCGAGCTTCACCGTCGACGACAAGCTGTTCTGGGGCTTCGACGCGCTGCCTATGCTGCGCGGCTACTGCGAGGGCGACCCGTGGTTCGACGGCGCGGACTGGAGTGCCGCGGCCGCGCTCGCAACCGGCGTCTCGCGCCGGAAGTAG
- a CDS encoding Lysine exporter protein LysE/YggA, whose amino-acid sequence MSLHVWLAFFVASWLIALSPGPGAVLSMSHGLSYGVRRTSATIAGLELGLAFILLVAGAGVGTLLIASARAFMVVKLVGAAYLIWLGAQQWRARVEPGGGDRVPDAQDAPDALSLRQRVLRGALTNATNPKGIVFMVAVLPQFIDPARPLAAQLAILLATTIGVDVLVMHGYAWAAARLSAWLRSAHARRAQNRVFGGVLMGMGASLLLVGRIAKV is encoded by the coding sequence ATGAGCCTGCATGTCTGGCTCGCGTTTTTCGTCGCGTCCTGGCTGATCGCGCTGTCGCCGGGCCCGGGCGCGGTGTTGTCGATGAGTCATGGCCTGTCGTACGGCGTGCGCCGGACCAGCGCGACCATCGCGGGGCTGGAACTCGGACTGGCCTTCATCCTGCTGGTCGCCGGGGCCGGCGTCGGCACGTTGCTGATCGCTTCGGCGCGGGCCTTCATGGTGGTCAAGCTCGTCGGCGCCGCATATCTGATCTGGCTGGGCGCACAACAATGGCGTGCGCGGGTCGAGCCCGGCGGCGGTGACCGCGTGCCAGACGCACAGGACGCGCCGGATGCCTTGAGCCTGCGCCAGCGCGTGCTGCGCGGCGCGCTGACGAACGCGACGAATCCGAAGGGCATCGTGTTCATGGTCGCGGTGCTGCCGCAGTTCATCGACCCGGCGCGGCCGCTCGCGGCGCAGCTCGCGATCCTGCTGGCGACCACGATCGGAGTGGACGTGCTCGTGATGCACGGCTACGCCTGGGCCGCCGCGCGGCTCTCGGCCTGGCTGCGCTCGGCGCACGCGCGGCGCGCGCAGAACCGTGTGTTCGGCGGGGTGTTGATGGGCATGGGTGCCAGCCTGCTGCTGGTCGGACGCATAGCAAAGGTTTGA
- a CDS encoding Hydroxymethylglutaryl-CoA lyase, translating into MRYPSKVQLIDVGPRDGLQNEKQPVPAAVKVELVDRLQDAGLTEIEVTSYVSPKWVPQMADNHEVMRGIARRGGVRYSVLTPNLKGFEAALIDRPDEIVVFGSASEAFSQKNINCSIAESIARFRPVVAAARERGIAVRGAMSCTVGCPYEGEIAPEKVGYLAGLMKGIGVQRVDVADTIGVGTPHKVQAAFEATLAHYDIDHVSGHFHDTYGQALANTVAALELGVWNFQCSVSGLGGCPYAKGATGNVASEDVVYLLQGLGIATGIDLDKLIDAGKFISDRLGRAPNSRAATAILNKRTA; encoded by the coding sequence ATGCGCTACCCCAGCAAGGTCCAACTCATCGACGTCGGCCCGCGCGACGGGCTGCAGAACGAGAAGCAGCCGGTGCCGGCCGCGGTCAAGGTCGAACTGGTGGACCGGCTGCAGGACGCGGGCTTGACCGAGATCGAGGTCACCAGCTACGTCAGCCCGAAGTGGGTGCCGCAGATGGCCGACAACCATGAGGTGATGCGCGGCATCGCGCGCCGTGGCGGCGTGCGCTACTCGGTGTTGACACCGAACCTGAAGGGCTTCGAGGCCGCGCTGATCGACCGGCCTGACGAGATCGTCGTGTTCGGCTCGGCCAGCGAGGCGTTCAGCCAGAAGAACATCAACTGCTCGATCGCCGAGAGCATAGCCCGCTTCCGCCCGGTGGTCGCCGCGGCGCGCGAGCGCGGCATCGCCGTGCGCGGCGCGATGTCGTGCACCGTCGGCTGTCCGTACGAGGGCGAGATCGCGCCCGAGAAGGTGGGCTATCTGGCTGGGCTGATGAAGGGCATCGGCGTGCAGCGGGTCGACGTGGCCGACACCATCGGCGTCGGCACGCCGCACAAGGTGCAGGCCGCGTTCGAGGCGACGCTTGCGCACTACGACATCGACCATGTGTCGGGCCACTTCCACGACACCTATGGCCAGGCGTTGGCCAATACCGTGGCGGCGCTGGAACTGGGCGTGTGGAACTTCCAGTGTTCTGTTTCCGGCCTCGGCGGCTGCCCCTATGCGAAGGGCGCGACCGGCAATGTCGCGAGCGAGGACGTGGTCTATCTGCTGCAAGGGCTCGGCATCGCGACCGGCATCGACCTGGACAAATTGATCGATGCCGGCAAGTTCATCAGCGACCGGCTTGGCCGCGCGCCGAACTCGCGCGCGGCGACCGCGATCCTGAACAAGCGCACTGCATGA
- a CDS encoding D-3-phosphoglycerate dehydrogenase: MNLLFCCADTHAEPWLELLRAALPQARVSVWQPGAPAADYAVVWFPPQRFMAEQPGLRAIFNIGAGVDALMKLDLPAAARVVRLDDAGMSVQMAEYVCHAVIRHYRELDAYAAAVAQGEWAFRRPLPRADFPVGIMGLGVLGQRVARSLAGFEFPLTGWSRTSHEIPGMRCFAGEAQLHAFLAATRVLVCLLPLTPETEGILCRDTLSLLRPGGYLINVARGGHLVEEDLIPLIAGGQLAGATLDVFRTEPLPAEHPFWRHPAITITPHMSARTLRAETVAQIASKIEALERGEAIAGVVDRQVGY; this comes from the coding sequence ATGAACCTGCTGTTCTGCTGCGCCGACACCCACGCCGAGCCCTGGCTGGAACTGCTGCGCGCGGCGCTGCCACAGGCCCGGGTGTCGGTCTGGCAGCCGGGCGCGCCCGCTGCCGACTACGCGGTGGTCTGGTTTCCGCCGCAGCGCTTCATGGCCGAGCAGCCGGGCCTGCGCGCGATCTTCAACATCGGCGCCGGGGTCGACGCGCTGATGAAGCTCGATCTGCCGGCCGCTGCGCGCGTCGTACGCCTCGACGATGCCGGCATGTCGGTACAGATGGCCGAGTACGTCTGCCATGCGGTGATCCGCCACTACCGTGAGCTCGATGCGTACGCGGCCGCGGTGGCGCAGGGCGAATGGGCGTTTCGCCGGCCTTTGCCGCGCGCGGATTTCCCCGTCGGCATCATGGGCCTGGGCGTGCTCGGCCAACGCGTCGCTCGCTCGCTCGCCGGCTTCGAGTTTCCGCTTACCGGCTGGAGCCGCACGTCGCATGAAATTCCCGGCATGCGCTGCTTCGCCGGCGAGGCGCAACTGCACGCGTTCCTCGCAGCGACCCGGGTGCTGGTCTGCCTGCTGCCGCTGACTCCCGAGACCGAGGGTATCCTGTGCCGCGACACGCTGTCGCTGCTGCGCCCCGGCGGCTACCTGATCAACGTCGCGCGCGGCGGGCATCTGGTGGAGGAAGACCTGATTCCGCTGATAGCCGGTGGCCAGCTCGCCGGCGCGACGCTGGACGTGTTTCGCACCGAGCCGCTGCCCGCCGAACACCCGTTCTGGCGCCATCCGGCGATCACCATCACCCCGCACATGTCGGCGCGCACGCTGCGCGCCGAGACGGTGGCGCAGATCGCTTCCAAGATCGAGGCGCTCGAGCGCGGCGAGGCGATCGCCGGCGTGGTCGATCGGCAGGTGGGATACTAG
- a CDS encoding Methylcrotonyl-CoA carboxylase biotin-containing subunit has protein sequence MFKKILIANRGEIACRVAATARRMGVKTVAVYSDADARAKHVMACDEAVHIGASAPKDSYLQWQRIIDAAKAAGAQAIHPGYGFLSENEHFAKACADAGLVFIGPPASAIQAMGLKAESKRLMGKAGVPLVPGYQGEGQDPALLHEEADRIGYPVLIKASAGGGGKGMREVHQSADFSAALESCKREAMNSFGNDAVLIEKYVQQPRHIEIQIFGDTHGNYVYLFERDCSVQRRHQKVLEESPAPGMTPELRKQMGEAAVAAARAVSYVGAGTVEFIAEQPGGYDRPDQIKFYFMEMNTRLQVEHPVTEAISGQDLVEWQLRVAAGQPLPLKQDELRIHGHAIEARICAENPDNDFLPATGTLHVYRKPPAHTAFAVSSTRVDDGVREGDAISPFYDSMIAKLIVHGETREQALGLLDAALARTYIVGVQTNVQFVRRVLASAAFSQARLDTALIERERAHLFKQDPLGVGLAVAAATAHAVLTERAAETDDPFSRRDGFRSHGVASRRIDFEYGGAPVVAKLRYLDDGLSLQVDDTPTAPLDLTALGAQPEAGIDVRFGGRRQVVQVFRQGKVLHVFGGDGATQITELDPLAGAGEAGEGGRLTAPMPGKVVSFTVKAGEKVKRGQPLAVLEAMKMEHTIAAPADGTVEELLYAPGDQVAEGAELLRLAAAETASAA, from the coding sequence ATGTTTAAGAAGATCCTGATCGCCAATCGCGGCGAAATCGCCTGCCGAGTCGCCGCCACCGCGCGCCGCATGGGCGTGAAGACCGTGGCCGTCTATTCCGACGCCGACGCGCGTGCCAAGCACGTGATGGCCTGCGACGAGGCGGTGCATATCGGCGCAAGCGCCCCGAAGGACAGCTATCTGCAATGGCAGCGCATCATCGATGCGGCCAAAGCCGCGGGCGCGCAGGCCATTCACCCCGGCTACGGCTTCCTGAGCGAGAACGAGCACTTTGCAAAGGCCTGTGCGGATGCGGGCCTGGTCTTCATCGGCCCGCCGGCCAGCGCGATCCAGGCCATGGGGCTGAAGGCCGAGTCCAAGCGCCTGATGGGCAAGGCCGGCGTGCCGCTGGTGCCCGGCTACCAGGGCGAGGGCCAGGATCCGGCACTGCTGCACGAGGAGGCGGACCGCATCGGTTACCCGGTGCTGATCAAGGCCAGCGCCGGCGGTGGCGGCAAGGGCATGCGCGAGGTGCATCAGAGCGCCGACTTCTCCGCCGCGCTCGAATCGTGCAAGCGTGAGGCGATGAACAGTTTCGGCAACGATGCGGTGCTGATCGAGAAGTACGTGCAACAGCCGCGCCACATCGAAATCCAGATTTTCGGCGACACGCACGGCAACTATGTCTACCTGTTCGAGCGCGACTGCTCGGTGCAGCGCCGCCACCAGAAGGTGCTGGAAGAATCCCCGGCGCCCGGCATGACGCCCGAGCTGCGCAAGCAGATGGGCGAGGCTGCGGTCGCGGCGGCGCGCGCGGTCAGCTACGTCGGCGCCGGCACCGTCGAGTTCATCGCCGAGCAACCGGGCGGCTACGACCGGCCCGACCAGATCAAGTTTTATTTCATGGAGATGAACACGCGCTTGCAGGTCGAGCACCCGGTGACCGAGGCGATCAGCGGCCAGGACCTGGTCGAGTGGCAGCTGCGCGTGGCCGCGGGCCAGCCGCTGCCATTGAAACAAGACGAGTTGCGTATTCACGGCCACGCGATCGAGGCGCGGATCTGCGCGGAGAACCCCGACAACGACTTCCTGCCCGCCACCGGCACGCTGCATGTCTATCGCAAGCCGCCGGCGCACACCGCCTTTGCCGTCAGCAGCACCCGGGTCGACGACGGCGTGCGCGAGGGCGATGCGATCAGCCCGTTCTACGACTCGATGATCGCCAAGCTGATCGTGCATGGCGAGACGCGCGAACAGGCGCTGGGCCTGCTGGACGCGGCGCTGGCGCGAACGTACATCGTCGGCGTGCAGACCAACGTGCAGTTCGTGCGTCGCGTGCTGGCCAGCGCCGCCTTCAGCCAGGCCCGCCTGGACACGGCGCTGATCGAGCGCGAGCGCGCGCACCTGTTCAAGCAGGATCCGCTGGGCGTCGGTCTGGCGGTCGCCGCGGCCACCGCGCATGCCGTGCTGACCGAGCGCGCCGCCGAGACCGACGACCCGTTCTCGCGCCGCGACGGCTTTCGCTCGCACGGCGTGGCCTCGCGCCGCATTGATTTCGAGTATGGCGGCGCGCCCGTGGTGGCCAAACTGCGCTATCTGGACGATGGGCTGAGCCTGCAGGTCGATGACACGCCCACTGCGCCGCTCGATCTGACGGCGCTCGGCGCGCAGCCCGAGGCCGGTATCGACGTGCGTTTCGGCGGCCGCCGCCAAGTGGTGCAGGTGTTTCGCCAGGGCAAGGTGCTGCATGTCTTTGGCGGCGACGGCGCGACCCAGATCACCGAGCTCGATCCGCTGGCCGGCGCCGGCGAGGCGGGCGAAGGCGGCCGGCTGACCGCGCCGATGCCGGGCAAGGTGGTGTCGTTCACGGTCAAGGCCGGCGAGAAGGTCAAACGCGGCCAGCCGCTGGCGGTGCTGGAAGCGATGAAGATGGAGCACACGATCGCCGCGCCGGCCGACGGCACGGTCGAGGAGCTGTTGTACGCGCCGGGCGATCAGGTCGCCGAAGGGGCCGAATTGCTGCGGCTCGCGGCGGCAGAGACTGCATCGGCTGCATGA
- a CDS encoding Putative transmembrane protein → MQDLIAQIVQWLHGMGIHPPAGATSAAGSAAAQVGDAVNHAAAGMDMLSLLALAAALGWASGFRLYAVVFLTGAMGAAGWIALPPGLQLLAHPAVLAASGFMMVVEFFADKIPWIDSLWDTVHSVIRIPAGALLAGSVFGADSGTMAVIAGLLGGSLAATSFATKATTRAAINTSPEPLSNWGASFFEDGLVVAVVWLATQHPLLFGVALALMVAVSALLLVLLFRFLKRVLRKLRGFLGGAAPAPEGVSGSLHS, encoded by the coding sequence ATGCAAGACCTGATCGCACAAATCGTCCAGTGGTTGCACGGCATGGGCATCCATCCTCCTGCCGGCGCGACCTCGGCCGCCGGCAGCGCAGCGGCTCAAGTCGGCGATGCGGTCAACCATGCGGCAGCCGGGATGGACATGCTCAGCCTGCTGGCGCTGGCGGCCGCGCTGGGCTGGGCCAGCGGCTTTCGGCTGTACGCGGTGGTGTTCCTGACCGGCGCGATGGGGGCCGCGGGCTGGATCGCGCTGCCGCCGGGCTTGCAACTGCTGGCGCACCCGGCCGTGCTGGCAGCCAGCGGCTTCATGATGGTGGTGGAGTTCTTTGCCGACAAGATTCCCTGGATCGACAGCCTGTGGGATACGGTGCACAGCGTGATCCGCATTCCGGCCGGCGCGCTGCTGGCCGGCAGCGTATTCGGCGCCGACTCGGGCACGATGGCCGTGATTGCGGGCCTGCTCGGCGGTTCGCTGGCGGCGACCTCGTTCGCCACCAAGGCGACCACGCGCGCGGCGATCAACACCAGCCCGGAGCCGCTCAGCAACTGGGGCGCTTCGTTTTTCGAAGACGGCCTGGTCGTGGCCGTGGTGTGGCTGGCCACGCAGCACCCTTTGCTGTTCGGCGTCGCGCTGGCGTTGATGGTGGCGGTGTCGGCGCTGCTGCTGGTGCTGCTGTTCAGATTCTTGAAGAGGGTGCTGCGCAAGCTCCGGGGCTTCCTGGGCGGCGCGGCGCCGGCGCCGGAGGGCGTATCCGGCTCACTGCATTCGTGA
- a CDS encoding Methylcrotonyl-CoA carboxylase carboxyl transferase subunit: MPVIQSKLSARSAEFQANAAAMRALVDDLKVQVAKAGQGGGEAARKKHMDRGKLLPRVRVQMLLDPGTPFLEIAPLAALHMYPDKDGSDAAPAAGVVAGIGRVSGVDCMIVCNDATVKGGTYYPMTVKKHLRAQEIAEANRLPCIYLVDSGGANLPNQDEVFPDRDHFGRIFYNQANLSAQGIAQIAVVMGSCTAGGAYVPAMSDETIIVKNQGTIFLGGPPLVKAATGEEVTAEDLGGGDVHTRLSGVADHLAQNDTHALALAREVVAHLNHGKTRAGALRAPVAPKYAAEELYGVIPTDTRKPFDVREIIARIVDGSEFQEFKARYGTTLVCGFAHIEGMPVGIVANNGILFSESAQKGTHFIELCCQRKIPLVFLQNINGFMVGRKYENEGIARHGAKMVTAVATANVPKFTVIIGGSFGAGNYGMCGRAYSPRFLWMWPNARISVMGGEQAASVLATVKRDGIEAKGGQWSKEEEETFKAPIRQQYEEQGHPYYATARLWDDGIIDPADTRRLLALGLSAAQNAPIEDVKFGVFRM; this comes from the coding sequence ATGCCGGTCATCCAATCGAAGCTCAGCGCCCGTTCGGCGGAGTTCCAGGCCAACGCCGCCGCGATGCGGGCGCTGGTCGACGACCTGAAGGTGCAGGTTGCCAAGGCCGGCCAGGGCGGCGGCGAGGCCGCGCGCAAGAAGCACATGGACCGCGGCAAGCTGCTGCCGCGCGTGCGCGTGCAGATGCTGCTCGACCCGGGAACGCCGTTCCTGGAAATCGCGCCGCTGGCGGCGCTGCACATGTACCCCGACAAGGACGGCTCGGATGCAGCGCCGGCGGCCGGTGTCGTGGCCGGCATCGGGCGCGTGTCCGGTGTCGATTGCATGATCGTGTGCAACGACGCGACGGTGAAGGGCGGCACCTACTATCCGATGACCGTCAAGAAGCACCTGCGCGCGCAGGAGATCGCTGAAGCCAACCGCTTGCCCTGCATCTACCTTGTCGATTCGGGCGGCGCGAACCTGCCGAACCAGGACGAGGTGTTCCCGGACCGCGACCACTTCGGCCGCATCTTCTACAACCAGGCCAACCTGAGCGCGCAAGGCATAGCGCAGATCGCGGTCGTGATGGGCAGTTGCACGGCCGGCGGCGCCTATGTGCCGGCGATGAGCGACGAGACCATCATCGTCAAGAACCAGGGCACGATCTTTCTGGGTGGCCCGCCGCTGGTCAAGGCCGCCACCGGCGAAGAAGTGACGGCTGAAGACTTAGGCGGTGGCGACGTGCACACGCGCCTGTCGGGCGTGGCCGACCACCTGGCGCAGAACGACACCCACGCGCTGGCGCTGGCGCGCGAGGTGGTGGCGCACCTGAACCACGGCAAGACCCGCGCCGGCGCGCTGCGGGCGCCAGTGGCGCCGAAGTACGCGGCCGAGGAACTGTACGGCGTGATCCCGACCGACACGCGCAAACCGTTCGACGTGCGCGAGATCATCGCGCGCATCGTAGACGGCAGCGAGTTCCAGGAGTTCAAGGCGCGCTACGGCACCACGCTGGTGTGCGGCTTCGCGCACATCGAGGGCATGCCGGTCGGTATCGTCGCCAACAACGGCATCCTGTTCAGCGAAAGCGCGCAAAAGGGCACGCACTTCATCGAACTGTGCTGCCAGCGCAAGATTCCGCTGGTGTTCCTGCAGAACATCAACGGCTTCATGGTGGGCCGCAAGTACGAGAACGAAGGTATCGCGCGCCACGGCGCCAAGATGGTGACGGCCGTGGCCACGGCCAACGTACCCAAGTTCACCGTCATCATCGGCGGAAGCTTTGGTGCCGGCAACTATGGCATGTGCGGGCGCGCGTACTCGCCGCGCTTCCTGTGGATGTGGCCGAATGCGCGCATCAGCGTGATGGGCGGCGAACAGGCTGCCAGCGTGCTGGCCACCGTCAAGCGCGACGGCATCGAAGCCAAGGGCGGGCAGTGGAGCAAGGAGGAGGAAGAGACCTTCAAGGCGCCGATCCGCCAGCAGTACGAAGAACAGGGCCACCCCTACTACGCGACCGCCCGCCTGTGGGACGACGGCATCATCGACCCGGCCGACACGCGTCGCTTGCTGGCGCTGGGCCTGTCGGCAGCGCAGAACGCGCCGATCGAAGACGTGAAATTCGGCGTGTTCCGGATGTGA